The following are from one region of the Drosophila ananassae strain 14024-0371.13 chromosome 4 unlocalized genomic scaffold, ASM1763931v2 tig00000109, whole genome shotgun sequence genome:
- the LOC6502019 gene encoding UV excision repair protein RAD23 homolog A: MMIITIKNLQQQTFTIEFEAEKTVFELKKKIFDVRGSEYIVEKQKLIYAGVILVDDHTISSYNVDEKKFIVVMLTRDTASSTCQSRIKEADNAQNRLCLNTQPLPSEITSNSDTFCGSTNQPIIISATNETKQRNDLVGELENVSLQSRAESNLLMGDEYTQTVQSLIEMGYPREQVERAMSASFNNPERAVEYLINGLPAEDENIFHVDEESTNPSLVQSGPQNISALSTGHSTGSSSDPFEFLRSQPQFLQMRSLIYQNPHLLHAVLQQIGQTNPALLQLISENQDAFLNMLNQPIENDSGAADAVPRTSTNRRRRVFSSELEGAVAAHRLGTNELRENQTGGNDEPFEHPGVATIRLNSQEQEAIERLKALGFPEALVLQAYFACEKNEELAANFLLSSSFDD; this comes from the exons GTGTTcgaattgaaaaagaaaatattcgATGTTCGCGGTTCCGAATATATCGTTGAGAAGCAAAAACTGATTTATGCCGGTGTTATTTTGGTGGATGATCATACTATTAGCTCATATAATGTTGAcgaaaaaaagtttattgTGGTAATGCTCACCCGAGATACAGCAAGTTCAACATGTCAATCACGCATTAAGGAAGCTGATAATGCTCAAAATCGCTTGTGTTTAAATACACAACCGTTACCTTCAGAAATCACAAGCAATAGCGACACTTTTTGTGGCTCTACTAATCAACCTATAATCATCTCTGCTACTAATGAAACGAAGCAGAGGAATGATTTAGTGGGTGAATTGGAAAACGTATCGTTACAATCACGCGCCGAATCAAATTTACTAATGGGCGATGAATATACCCAAACCGTTCAATCATTGATTGAAATGGGTTACCCACGTGAGCAAGTAGAACGGGCAATGTCAGCAAGTTTTAATAATCCAGAACGGGCAGTGGAATACTTAATTAATGGCTTACCTGCGGAAGACGAAAACATATTTCATGTTGATGAAGAATCTACAAATCCAAGTTTAGTACAGTCTGGTCCACAAAATATATCTGCATTATCTACCGGGCACTCAACTGGTTCCTCATCAG ATCCCTTTGAATTTTTGCGTAGCCAGCCACAATTTCTTCAAATGCGCTCATTAATATATCAAAATCCGCATCTTTTACATGCGGTTTTGCAGCAG ATAGGTCAAACAAACCCAGCTCTTTTGCAACTCATTTCCGAGAATCAGGATGCCTTTTTAAATATGCTAAATCAACCTATTGAAAATGACTCAGGGGCAGCAGACGCTGTTCCTCGCACATCTACTAACCGTCGCCGTCGTGTTTTTTCATCAGAACTTGAGGGAGCCGTTGCAGCGCATCGACTAGGCACAAATGAATTAAGAGAAAATCAAACTGGAGGAAATGATGAACCCTTTGAGCACCCAGGCGTCGCCACCATAAGATTAAATTCACAAGAGCAAGAAGCAATAGAAAGg CTAAAAGCGCTCGGATTTCCAGAAGCACTTGTGTTGCAAGCTTACTTTGCctgtgaaaaaaatgaagagtTGGCAGCCAATTTCCTCCTTTCGTCTAGTTTCGATGATTAA